A segment of the Micromonospora sediminicola genome:
CGAGCCGCCGCTGACCAAGGACGCCATCGCCGGCCGGATCCGCCGGCTGCTCGCGCTGGCCGACAAGCGGGCCCGCGACCTGGGCATCCCGGATACGGAAGCGGCCGTCACGCCCGACATGCTCGTGGTCTGATAGGACCGGTGAGGCGTCGAGCTGCGAGGGGGATCACCACCCGGCGCAGCACGGCGGCGCGCGCTCGGATAAGGTCGCTGCGTACGGCAAGGGGGCCGGCAAAGGCATCCCTCGCCGTGCTCACCGCCTCGGGCGGTCTGGTCTCCTGGGACCGCGGCGGGGTGGCCGAGATGAACCGTCAACGGCCGGCTCCACCGGTCGGCGAACAATCTCCGCCGGCCGGGCTCCGACGCCGGCGGACCAGAACGCGAGGAGATGGGACCTGTGACCATCCGGGTTGGCATCAACGGCTTCGGCCGGATCGGCCGTAACTTCTTCCGGGCAGTGCTGGCGTCCGGCGCTGACATCGAGATCGTGGCGGTCAACGACCTGACCGACAACGCGACGCTCGCGCACCTCGTCAAGTACGACAGCATCCTGGGCCGTCTCCCGCACGAGGTGAAGGCCAGCGCCGACGAGATCACCGTGGGTGGCAAGGCCATCAAGGTGTTCGAGGAGAAGGACCCCGGCAAGCTGCCGTGGGGCGAGCTCGGCGTCGACGTCGTCATCGAGTCCACCGGGTTCTTCACCGACGCCACCAAGGCGAAGGCGCACATCGACGGCGGGGCCAAGAAGGTCATCATCTCCGCGCCGGCGAAGAACGAGGACGTCACCGTGGTCATGGGCGTCAACCAGGACCAGTACGACCCGGCCAAGCACAACATCATCTCGAACGCGTCCTGCACCACGAACTGCCTGGCCCCGATGGCCAAGGTCCTGCAGGACACGTTCGGCATCACCAAGGGTCTGATGACCACCATCCACGCGTACACGCAGGACCAGAACCTGCAGGACGCGCCGCACAAGGACCTGCGCCGGGCCCGGGCCGCCGCGCTCAACATCGTGCCGACCTCGACCGGCGCCGCGAAGGCGATCGGCCTGGTGCTGCCGGAGCTGAAGGGCAAGCTGGACGGTTACGCGCTGCGGGTGCCGATCCCGACCGGCTCGGCCA
Coding sequences within it:
- the gap gene encoding type I glyceraldehyde-3-phosphate dehydrogenase, producing the protein MTIRVGINGFGRIGRNFFRAVLASGADIEIVAVNDLTDNATLAHLVKYDSILGRLPHEVKASADEITVGGKAIKVFEEKDPGKLPWGELGVDVVIESTGFFTDATKAKAHIDGGAKKVIISAPAKNEDVTVVMGVNQDQYDPAKHNIISNASCTTNCLAPMAKVLQDTFGITKGLMTTIHAYTQDQNLQDAPHKDLRRARAAALNIVPTSTGAAKAIGLVLPELKGKLDGYALRVPIPTGSATDLTVEVGRETTVDEVNAALKAAAEGPLKGVLVYNEDPIVSADIVTDPASCIFDAPLTKVIGNQVKVVGWYDNEWGYSNRLVDLVKLVGSSL